AGAACAACCCATCTATAGATGCAGTGAATATAAAGGTATTTAGAGTTTAGAAAATGAATAAGAGACGATTAATTATACTATTGCTACTTTCTTTTACAGGATGGTTGTTTTCTAGTGCCATGCTATACAACTACATGTCTGAACAACAGCAACACTTAGAGAGTATCAGTACTGAAAATGCCTACAACATTGTCATACAAGCACTAAGAAAAAAGCGTACACAACAAGAAATTGTTCAAACTATGCAGTATTGGTTTGAAAATGAGTGGACAGCTCAAACTGGCTCCGTAACCACCTTGTGTGAGTATGGCAGAGACAAACTAAGAAGAATCCTAACTGAAGAAGGAGTGACCACCGTATGTCGACTTCACATATAAATACATACCTGCTCAGGTCATTAATTATACTACTCAGTCTATCAGGTTGGATAACGGGCGCTTTTTTATATTACTCCATGAACGAGCAAGGTAAATATATTGCTCAGATGAAGCAAACCAACGCCACTCATATATTGACGCATTCATTTCAAAACTTAAATTCTTTTGAGGAAGTGAAAGCACTGATCAATAAGTGGCAAAAACAAAATTGGAGCGCTCAAACAGGTTCATTAAATACAATATGCACCAATAGCCCTCAACGACTTATTGAGACCTGTAAATTGATTAATAAACAAAACTTTGAGCAACTTTGCCAATAACGACCTTATTTTATTCTTTATAGGTCATTATTGTACAAAATAATGTTCAGCCAATACGTCATTCCTAGAACTAAAAAATAGAATAATAACTCTAATTCCTTTTAAAGATTTCATTTCGGTGGTGTTCTAAATAATATTGATGAGCTGGTGTCAGTTTTAATGCCATGTCTTCTTTTAATCCAATCACCTCTGGCGCCTCTAAATAATCAGAGATCAGGACTTTTCCTCGATCATCAAATGATATAAACCCGAGATCGAACGCCTTATCAAGATTAGCTAACAAAAGAAGCCCATTAAACTTGTCGAGACGTTCTTGATTACTCGAATCACGCCAAGGCTTAATGTGTGACGCCAATAACAGCTGAGTATTACGATACCCTGTCACTGCACAACCACCCCACAACTGAATCAATTTTTCTCTAAAATGACCCTGCCCTATTCTTGTATTCACGAGAATGGATTTTTCTGTTTTGGTGAGTGTGTTATCAGACAAGACTTGATTAATGTCCGCCTTAACATCGCTCTTAGTAAGATCTGCAAAAAACTTATGATAATGAGATAATGCGGCACCATACATGCCTTTTTTGCGTGTATCTTCAATTTGAAATTGTTCTAACTGTCTTGCCTTTTGTTCATAGCGAGAGAATTCATAATACGAATGTATGTCGGTTAAGTTATCTTCTAATAGCCCTGAGTCCATGAGCCAATTTGAAATATCACCCTTTATTACTGTTATGTAATCACGTGCCGTATTCTCTGTTTTACCAACATTGACAAGCCAACGATAAAACAATGTCGTCATATCAGAAAGGTTAGAGACAAGTGCATCTTTTAACTGATCAACAACAATAAA
This window of the Vibrio azureus genome carries:
- a CDS encoding HNH endonuclease, with amino-acid sequence MAIEYYVGRFQSLKMNNSLGRKSPHKVCMLLAVMDLIQAGYIVGNRIELNTTLKERFTQHFKRLSQSNDKNTPENPFFHLRSDGFWHLSYHQGYDKESTKRYSAKAIAYAFLDDELFDYMKSFIVVDQLKDALVSNLSDMTTLFYRWLVNVGKTENTARDYITVIKGDISNWLMDSGLLEDNLTDIHSYYEFSRYEQKARQLEQFQIEDTRKKGMYGAALSHYHKFFADLTKSDVKADINQVLSDNTLTKTEKSILVNTRIGQGHFREKLIQLWGGCAVTGYRNTQLLLASHIKPWRDSSNQERLDKFNGLLLLANLDKAFDLGFISFDDRGKVLISDYLEAPEVIGLKEDMALKLTPAHQYYLEHHRNEIFKRN